The genomic DNA AAGGAACATATAACGAATCTATATGTTATATCGTCATTATATAACACAATTATTGCGTTCGTCAAGTATTTTACGCAATTTTTGCGTAAAATAGAAGTATGTATGGCGAAAGATTGCGGGAATTGAGGGAAAATAAAAATTTAACGCAAAAGCAGTTGGCGAAGATTCTCAATACCGATCAGCAGGCGATCAGCCGCTATGAACGGGAACAGATCGATCTGAGCACAAATTTTATCTTGAAAGTCTGCGATTATTTCGGCGTGACCGCCGACTATCTTTTGGGCAGAACAGATTATTAAAGCCGTTCCGAAAGGAATGGCTTTTTTTGTTTGACCTTATTTTTATAAAGAAAGGAGCAGCCTTGATCGGCGGCTCCTTTCTCTTTTGGAAAATGGGGAGTACATAAGAATATCTTATGTTGCATACATTATATAGACTATTTTAGTCTAAGTTAAGTAATTTACTCTATTTTGGGGTAAATTATAGTTATGTATGGTGATAGATTAAAAATTATAAGAACCGAAAAAGGACTTTCGCAAAGCGAATTTGCAAAAATGTTCGAAACTTCGCAAAGAAATATCAGCAGATACGAAAGAGAGCAACTCGATTTAAGCACGGATTTTATCGTTCGGGTTTGTAAAACTTTCGATATATCCGCCGATTACCTTTTAGGTCTCAAAGATTATTAAAGCCGTTCCATAGGAACGGCTTTTTTTCCAACAATTTCAACATTCGGATTGTTTATATAGTGCGGACAAATTTTTTTTATTTTTTATCGTCCGCCTCCAGCGCGTCGGTCGCGCTGCCCGAAGCGCCGATGCCGACCGTCTTATCCACGGGGAGAGAAAATATGATGCCGCCCGCATCCGTTTTCAGTCCCGCCTTTTCCGAGATCGCCTGCATGATGGCTTGCTTGCTTTCCCGATTGGACAAAATCAGTAGTATTTCCGATTCCTTTTGCAGGGATATGCCGATAAACTGTTCCGCTTTGGAATTGCCCACCGAACGCGCGCGCACGATGGTGCCGCCCGCCGCGCCCGCCGTGCGCGCTACTTCCATCACTTCTTCCACGTAGCCCGCCTCGACTTCGACGACGATCAGATCGTATTTCCTGTTTTCGTCTTTCATAATTTTACTCCCGTCTATTGTCTTTTCCGAAGAGGCGATGCCTTTCGCCACTATCTCGGAGATGCCCGATAAAGGCAAGGTAAAGGATATGCCCCGCCCCACCAGATAGAGCGCCATCTTTTTCTGGATCTGTCCCAAAATGAGATCTTCGTCGCATTCGGGAATGAGCGAAAACATCACCGACTTCTCCAGAATATCGATACCCAGATAATCGAGTACGTTCGAGCGCGCCGTACCCGTGCCCGCGAACGCGTAATTGAGCGATACGGAATATTCGTTGAGGATCTGCGCCATTTTCTCGTCGTCGTCGGGATTCAATACGGAGATCAGAAGTTTTGGCCTGCTCGGCCGCTCCGTGCGGACGGGCTCCGCGTTTTTGCGGATCCGCTTGACCGCCGTCCCCTTTTGCAAAACCGCTTTGACCGCCCCGAACGGCGTTTCCGCATTTTTTACGATCGTGATATCCTGTTCCGCCATCATTCCACCTCGTATTCCAAAATCTTGTCTTCCACGTGCAGGAAATTGCGCTTGATACGGTACGTCTTGTGCTTATAGTGAATGCCCAGGATCTGAATGCTGATCAGCGGCGTGAGCGCGACGAACGCGACGCAGCCGAACGCGAGCGTCATGATGTCCCCCGTTCCCTGCAACACGTTGCAAGCGCCGATCGCCATGGGAAGCACGAAGGATGAAACCATCGCGCCGCTCGCCACGCCGCCCGAGTCGAACGCGATACCCGTAAACAGCGCGGGCGTGAAGAACGTGAGAACGAGCGCAATGACGTAGCCCGGGATCAGGATCCACATGATATTGATT from Candidatus Borkfalkia ceftriaxoniphila includes the following:
- a CDS encoding helix-turn-helix domain-containing protein, whose amino-acid sequence is MYGERLRELRENKNLTQKQLAKILNTDQQAISRYEREQIDLSTNFILKVCDYFGVTADYLLGRTDY
- a CDS encoding helix-turn-helix domain-containing protein — encoded protein: MYGDRLKIIRTEKGLSQSEFAKMFETSQRNISRYEREQLDLSTDFIVRVCKTFDISADYLLGLKDY
- a CDS encoding P-II family nitrogen regulator codes for the protein MMAEQDITIVKNAETPFGAVKAVLQKGTAVKRIRKNAEPVRTERPSRPKLLISVLNPDDDEKMAQILNEYSVSLNYAFAGTGTARSNVLDYLGIDILEKSVMFSLIPECDEDLILGQIQKKMALYLVGRGISFTLPLSGISEIVAKGIASSEKTIDGSKIMKDENRKYDLIVVEVEAGYVEEVMEVARTAGAAGGTIVRARSVGNSKAEQFIGISLQKESEILLILSNRESKQAIMQAISEKAGLKTDAGGIIFSLPVDKTVGIGASGSATDALEADDKK